The Hyphomicrobium sp. MC1 genome window below encodes:
- a CDS encoding glutathione S-transferase family protein, translating into MALKFYMTPGSCSTGIHILLETLELPFEAWIVNLPAGEHLRPEYLKINPRGTIPTLVLDDGRALTDFKSIAIWLAKAYPHGKLIPADSVLAARAIELVDFALIQLHGEGFTRIFTSDRYLPVGVTPDARRLEDDVVAHGREVVAQSFGILEKRMPADGYVLGQDFSIADAALFYNEFWADRIGITLPPRVFAHYQRVRSRPVVRQVLAEEGYRS; encoded by the coding sequence ATGGCTTTGAAATTTTACATGACGCCCGGGTCCTGTTCGACGGGCATTCACATCCTTCTTGAGACGTTGGAATTGCCGTTCGAGGCGTGGATCGTCAATCTACCCGCGGGTGAACACCTGCGGCCGGAGTATCTGAAGATCAATCCTAGGGGCACGATCCCAACACTCGTTCTCGATGATGGGCGGGCGCTGACCGACTTCAAATCTATCGCAATCTGGCTCGCCAAGGCCTATCCGCATGGCAAGTTGATTCCCGCCGATTCCGTCCTGGCGGCACGCGCCATCGAACTCGTAGATTTTGCTTTAATTCAGCTGCACGGCGAAGGCTTCACGCGCATTTTCACATCTGATCGCTACCTCCCGGTTGGCGTGACGCCGGACGCTCGGCGACTGGAGGACGATGTTGTTGCGCACGGGCGGGAGGTTGTCGCTCAGTCATTCGGTATTCTCGAGAAGCGCATGCCGGCCGACGGATACGTCCTAGGGCAGGACTTCTCGATCGCGGATGCAGCCCTATTTTATAATGAGTTCTGGGCTGACAGGATCGGGATAACCCTGCCCCCACGCGTCTTTGCACACTATCAGCGCGTCCGCAGCCGTCCGGTCGTTCGCCAGGTCCTCGCCGAAGAAGGGTATCGATCCTGA
- a CDS encoding DUF3300 domain-containing protein, whose protein sequence is MKTCVAFLMLSVLLPAASYADEPKFSKQQLDQMLAPIALYPDDLLSNVLMAATYPLDVVEAARWRSDPANAKLQGDALVDALKSKSWDPSIKALVQFPDVLNMMSNQLDWTQNLGDAFLAQQDAVMNEVQFLRQKADSSGHLRSNSQQTVTQDDGSYVIQPAEPDTVYVPVYEPSVVYGPWWYPDYPPYYWGYPGATFVDGYFWGAAGVAIAGGIWGWNHWDWRHRRIDVNVNRWNRIDNNRRRIKNNVWKHDARHRGHVVRNKNFNRANVERRLENTDHRALDNKVNHGAQLRHNGRNFNKARGGQNKAAHVRRSTGGRRFVKPNRPRNMRARPHAKRPAFHAHRGGGRRGGIRRRR, encoded by the coding sequence TTGAAGACTTGTGTTGCCTTCCTAATGCTGTCTGTTCTTTTGCCGGCTGCCTCTTACGCCGATGAGCCGAAGTTTTCCAAGCAGCAACTCGACCAGATGCTGGCGCCGATCGCGCTTTATCCGGATGATCTGCTATCCAACGTTTTAATGGCCGCGACCTATCCGCTGGATGTCGTGGAAGCGGCGCGATGGCGCAGCGATCCTGCCAACGCCAAATTGCAGGGTGATGCGCTTGTCGATGCTTTGAAAAGCAAAAGTTGGGACCCAAGCATCAAGGCGCTCGTCCAGTTCCCGGACGTCTTGAACATGATGAGCAATCAACTCGACTGGACGCAGAACCTCGGCGACGCATTTCTTGCTCAGCAAGACGCTGTCATGAATGAGGTGCAGTTCCTGCGTCAGAAAGCCGATTCAAGCGGCCATCTCAGAAGCAACTCCCAGCAGACCGTCACGCAGGACGACGGATCCTACGTCATCCAGCCTGCCGAGCCCGATACGGTTTACGTGCCAGTTTATGAACCGTCGGTGGTCTACGGGCCGTGGTGGTATCCCGATTATCCGCCGTATTATTGGGGGTATCCGGGCGCGACGTTCGTGGACGGATATTTTTGGGGGGCGGCCGGTGTCGCCATCGCCGGCGGCATCTGGGGCTGGAACCATTGGGATTGGCGTCACCGTCGTATCGACGTCAACGTGAACCGCTGGAATCGTATCGACAACAACCGCCGCCGCATCAAGAACAATGTCTGGAAGCACGACGCGCGTCATCGTGGCCATGTCGTGCGCAATAAAAATTTCAACCGTGCGAACGTCGAGAGACGTCTCGAAAATACCGACCACAGAGCGCTCGACAATAAGGTCAATCACGGTGCGCAATTGCGCCATAACGGTCGCAATTTCAACAAGGCAAGAGGCGGCCAAAACAAGGCGGCACATGTTCGGCGCTCAACAGGTGGCAGGAGATTCGTAAAGCCGAATAGGCCGCGAAACATGCGTGCCCGTCCTCATGCGAAGCGCCCTGCGTTCCACGCCCATCGTGGCGGCGGCAGGCGCGGCGGTATCAGAAGGCGCAGATAG
- a CDS encoding formylglycine-generating enzyme family protein: MSVYPDIGSRPQGEVPTERPGMVFVPSGTFRMGSDRHYSEEAPSHRVTVDGFWIDETPVTNAQFRKFVSETRYTTFAEIPPKAEDYPGALPHMLKAGSLVFTPPRHAVDLRDWSQWWDFRFGANWRHPYGRGSWTKGLDEHPVVHIAYADAEAYAMWAGKELPTEAEWEYAARGGLEDAEFAWGDEFTPQGRHMANTWQGTFPLENLKEDGYERTSPVRAFAANGFGLYDMIGNVWEWTSDWYSTKHAPDAPKACCVPVNPRGAAREQSFDPCQPNIRIPRKVLKGGSHLCAPNYCRRYRPAARHAEPIDTSTSHVGFRCVVRTRPNENERCEEK, encoded by the coding sequence ATGAGCGTTTATCCGGACATCGGCTCGAGACCTCAGGGTGAAGTCCCGACGGAACGACCGGGTATGGTCTTCGTACCCAGCGGGACGTTCCGAATGGGGTCGGATAGGCATTATTCCGAAGAAGCCCCGAGCCATCGCGTAACTGTCGATGGCTTCTGGATCGACGAGACGCCTGTGACGAACGCTCAATTCAGGAAATTCGTCTCGGAAACTCGCTACACGACGTTTGCCGAGATTCCTCCCAAGGCCGAAGATTATCCTGGCGCGCTTCCTCACATGTTGAAAGCCGGTTCTCTCGTATTTACGCCGCCCAGGCATGCGGTCGACTTGAGAGATTGGAGCCAGTGGTGGGATTTTCGCTTCGGCGCGAATTGGCGTCATCCGTATGGAAGAGGTTCGTGGACGAAAGGGCTCGATGAGCATCCGGTCGTCCATATCGCGTATGCTGATGCCGAAGCCTACGCGATGTGGGCCGGCAAAGAACTCCCGACCGAAGCTGAGTGGGAATATGCAGCACGCGGCGGTCTCGAAGATGCGGAATTTGCCTGGGGGGACGAATTCACGCCTCAGGGCCGGCACATGGCCAATACCTGGCAAGGTACTTTCCCGCTCGAAAATCTGAAGGAAGACGGTTACGAGCGGACCTCGCCGGTCAGAGCCTTTGCCGCAAACGGCTTCGGCCTGTACGATATGATCGGGAACGTCTGGGAATGGACATCTGATTGGTACTCGACGAAGCATGCACCCGACGCCCCAAAAGCCTGCTGCGTTCCGGTTAATCCGCGCGGAGCAGCGAGAGAGCAAAGTTTCGACCCGTGCCAGCCAAACATCCGTATTCCTCGCAAGGTGTTGAAGGGCGGGTCGCACTTGTGCGCACCAAACTATTGCCGCCGCTATCGCCCTGCGGCGCGCCATGCCGAACCTATCGACACGTCAACCAGTCATGTCGGATTCCGATGTGTCGTTCGAACACGTCCTAACGAGAATGAGCGTTGCGAGGAAAAATGA
- a CDS encoding transglutaminase-like domain-containing protein, whose translation MDLSRRDILKAGAAVSAIAALPSWPARAEFAPQTGQWRKFELSTRLAIENAFGVTQAWIPLPTFSEPSWIKPEGSSWRTNAKSAEIVKDPRYGAEFLHVVWNEGEKAPSIEVSSKVATQNRAVDLSRPLGTQTLSDTERHLYLMPTDLIPTDGIVKETSDKIVAGAKSDTDKAHAIYQWVVENCYRDAKTRGCGIGDIANILKSGNFGGKCADINALFVGLARAAGLPARDLYGLRVAPSAFGYKSLGAKNDIVTKAQHCRAEVFLAEFGWVPMDPADVRKVMLEEPPGNLPLTDEKVAEARKTLFGAWEGNWLAYNTAHDLALPGSTGPKVGFLMYPEAEVAGERLDCLNADTFKYVITARELAV comes from the coding sequence ATGGATCTGTCTCGACGCGACATTCTGAAAGCCGGCGCTGCAGTCTCAGCCATCGCAGCGCTGCCGAGTTGGCCCGCGCGAGCCGAGTTCGCACCGCAAACCGGACAATGGCGCAAATTCGAATTATCGACACGGTTGGCGATTGAGAATGCCTTTGGCGTAACGCAGGCGTGGATTCCGCTTCCGACATTCTCCGAGCCGTCCTGGATCAAACCTGAGGGCAGTAGCTGGCGTACGAACGCCAAAAGCGCCGAAATCGTAAAAGATCCGAGATACGGTGCTGAGTTCCTGCACGTCGTGTGGAATGAGGGCGAGAAGGCCCCCTCCATCGAGGTGAGCAGCAAGGTTGCAACTCAGAACCGCGCCGTCGATCTCTCCAGGCCACTCGGAACGCAAACGCTATCGGACACTGAGCGTCATCTTTATTTGATGCCCACGGATCTCATCCCGACGGACGGCATCGTGAAGGAGACGTCCGATAAGATCGTGGCTGGCGCCAAAAGCGATACGGATAAGGCGCACGCAATCTATCAATGGGTCGTCGAAAACTGTTACCGTGACGCCAAAACCCGCGGATGCGGTATCGGCGATATCGCCAACATTCTCAAATCCGGAAATTTTGGTGGTAAGTGCGCAGATATTAATGCGCTGTTTGTCGGCCTCGCCCGCGCTGCGGGGCTGCCAGCCCGTGATCTTTATGGGCTGCGCGTGGCACCTTCGGCGTTCGGCTACAAAAGCCTCGGCGCCAAGAACGATATCGTTACCAAGGCTCAGCACTGTCGCGCCGAGGTCTTTCTTGCGGAATTTGGCTGGGTCCCCATGGATCCCGCTGACGTGCGCAAAGTCATGCTCGAGGAGCCACCGGGAAATCTACCGCTGACGGACGAAAAGGTCGCCGAAGCGCGCAAGACGCTGTTCGGCGCGTGGGAAGGGAACTGGCTCGCGTATAACACAGCCCATGATTTGGCGCTGCCGGGTTCAACCGGACCCAAGGTCGGCTTTCTGATGTATCCGGAGGCCGAAGTCGCAGGCGAGCGGCTCGATTGCCTGAACGCTGACACGTTCAAATATGTGATTACGGCGCGCGAACTCGCCGTTTAA
- a CDS encoding zinc-dependent alcohol dehydrogenase family protein, producing MKALVYKGPGLKAVEDRPIPEVQAATDAVVKISKTTICGTDLHILKGDVPTCTPGRILGHEGTGVIEKVGAGVTSFKPGDRVLISCVSACGRCEYCRKGMYSHCTTGGWILGNSIDGTQAEYVRIPHADTSLYLLPEGVDEEALVMLSDILPTGFECGVLNGKVAPGSTVAIVGSGPIGMAALLTAQFYAPAEIIMIDPDSKRLEVAKRFGATKTVAATGSSATEAVMKFTGGRGVDTAIEAVGIPASFATCEDIIAPGGTIANVGVHGTKVDLHLERLWSQNISITTRLVDTVTTPMLLKTVEAKKIDPTKLITHRFKLGQILDAYDTFGHAAQTGALKVIIAA from the coding sequence ATGAAAGCTCTTGTTTACAAAGGCCCGGGCCTGAAGGCCGTCGAAGATCGTCCTATTCCCGAAGTACAAGCCGCAACCGACGCGGTCGTTAAGATCTCGAAAACTACGATTTGCGGCACGGATCTGCACATCCTGAAAGGCGATGTCCCGACTTGCACGCCCGGACGAATTCTCGGACATGAAGGCACGGGCGTCATCGAGAAAGTCGGCGCCGGCGTCACGTCCTTCAAACCGGGAGATCGCGTGCTGATTTCGTGCGTCTCAGCATGTGGCCGCTGCGAATATTGCCGCAAGGGAATGTATTCGCATTGCACGACGGGCGGCTGGATTCTCGGCAACTCTATCGATGGTACGCAGGCCGAGTACGTACGCATTCCGCATGCCGACACCAGCCTTTATCTGCTCCCCGAAGGCGTCGACGAAGAAGCATTGGTGATGCTCAGCGACATTCTTCCGACCGGGTTTGAATGCGGCGTTCTCAATGGCAAGGTCGCGCCGGGAAGCACGGTTGCGATTGTCGGCTCGGGTCCGATCGGAATGGCAGCGCTATTGACCGCGCAATTCTATGCACCAGCCGAGATCATCATGATTGACCCCGATAGCAAGCGGCTGGAAGTGGCCAAGCGTTTCGGCGCAACCAAAACGGTCGCCGCTACGGGAAGCAGTGCGACGGAAGCCGTCATGAAGTTCACCGGAGGACGCGGTGTCGATACGGCAATTGAGGCTGTCGGCATTCCAGCGTCTTTCGCGACCTGTGAGGATATCATCGCGCCGGGCGGGACGATTGCAAACGTCGGCGTTCACGGAACCAAGGTGGACCTTCACCTCGAACGCCTTTGGAGCCAGAACATCAGCATCACCACGCGTCTCGTCGACACCGTAACGACGCCGATGCTTCTCAAAACGGTGGAAGCAAAAAAAATAGATCCGACCAAACTCATCACACATCGTTTCAAGCTCGGTCAGATTCTGGACGCTTACGACACGTTTGGCCATGCTGCGCAAACGGGTGCCTTGAAGGTCATCATCGCCGCCTAA
- a CDS encoding c-type cytochrome: protein MADSVEDAAAVCSGCHGEAGVPMDKTIPNIWGQRREYILKQLSDFKDGHRKNDTMSAIVDSLTKSDMEALATYFSEKKWPNLGQPAASGNIKDQAIDTIVQLNCKGCHQEHFQGDYVRPRLAGQQDEYLLKTMTDFHTGDRANFAPMEALMRSLSEDQLKPVAAYLAGLTEPATVGQK from the coding sequence TTGGCTGATTCGGTAGAGGATGCTGCCGCGGTCTGTTCAGGCTGCCACGGCGAAGCCGGCGTTCCGATGGACAAGACGATACCGAACATCTGGGGCCAACGCCGCGAATACATCTTGAAGCAGCTTTCGGACTTCAAGGACGGCCACCGCAAGAACGACACGATGTCGGCAATCGTTGACTCTCTGACGAAGTCCGACATGGAAGCTCTCGCCACCTATTTCTCGGAAAAGAAATGGCCGAACCTCGGTCAGCCGGCTGCTTCCGGCAACATTAAAGACCAGGCGATCGACACCATCGTCCAGTTGAACTGCAAGGGCTGCCATCAGGAGCACTTCCAGGGTGACTATGTGCGACCGAGACTTGCCGGTCAGCAGGACGAGTACCTGCTGAAGACGATGACGGACTTCCATACCGGCGATCGTGCAAACTTCGCACCGATGGAAGCGCTGATGAGATCGCTGAGCGAAGATCAGCTGAAACCCGTAGCGGCCTACCTCGCTGGTTTGACCGAACCCGCGACAGTCGGACAGAAATAA
- a CDS encoding cupin domain-containing protein yields the protein MSDVSEQICHLVRPDDTYDGKQGLTYFCGIAAETVGSKSICMHLLTIPPGGRAKAHMHANHETAIYVLEGEAIALYGDKLQYHAVTKAGDLFYIPAGVPHLPINLSNKPISAVIARTDPNEQESVVLLPELETYADAAIARLMETSPAAE from the coding sequence ATGAGCGACGTTTCGGAACAGATTTGCCACCTTGTGCGCCCCGACGATACCTATGACGGCAAGCAGGGTCTAACCTACTTCTGCGGCATCGCCGCTGAGACGGTAGGCTCGAAAAGCATTTGCATGCACTTGCTGACCATTCCGCCAGGCGGCCGGGCCAAGGCACACATGCATGCCAATCATGAGACGGCGATCTACGTTCTGGAGGGTGAAGCCATCGCCCTCTACGGCGATAAGCTTCAGTATCATGCCGTTACGAAAGCCGGTGACTTGTTCTACATCCCTGCGGGTGTGCCCCATCTTCCGATCAATCTGAGCAACAAGCCCATATCGGCTGTCATCGCTCGCACCGACCCGAATGAGCAGGAAAGCGTTGTGCTTCTGCCGGAGCTTGAAACGTATGCCGACGCGGCGATCGCCCGCCTCATGGAGACATCGCCAGCGGCCGAGTGA
- a CDS encoding class I SAM-dependent RNA methyltransferase, with the protein MTAFDSDFEIFLVVPPGLEAALRDEARANGFKKAAITSGGVTLRGGWPDVWRANLELRGATRIIARIATFRASHLSELDKRARKVAWGSVLRRDRPFRVEASCKSSKIYHSGAAEQRIERAIREELGAPFDPDAAVCIRARIENDFCTIGVDTSGDLLHKRGHKQAVNKAPMRETLAALFLRLCGFDGGEPVVDPMCGSGTFVIEAAEIAAALMPGRTRHFAFEELVNFDAATWQKLRDARKPKVPTVKFYGSDRDAGAINMSRANAQRAGVSEFTEFRQQAISDLAAPVGLPGLVIVNPPYGDRIGNKKQLHALYRSLGETLKARFNGWRVGVITNEAALATSTGLPFSKPIGPISHGGLRVSLYLTAPL; encoded by the coding sequence ATGACGGCGTTTGACAGCGATTTCGAAATTTTCCTTGTCGTCCCCCCTGGGCTTGAGGCCGCACTGCGCGACGAAGCGCGGGCGAACGGTTTCAAGAAGGCCGCAATCACGTCAGGCGGCGTGACCTTGCGGGGCGGTTGGCCGGACGTCTGGCGCGCCAATCTCGAACTCCGAGGCGCAACGCGCATTATCGCACGCATCGCGACGTTCAGGGCTTCGCATCTCTCTGAGCTTGATAAACGTGCGCGTAAGGTGGCGTGGGGCAGCGTCTTACGCCGGGACCGGCCTTTCCGTGTCGAAGCCTCATGCAAAAGTTCGAAGATCTACCACTCGGGCGCTGCCGAACAGCGCATCGAACGCGCAATCCGTGAGGAACTCGGCGCGCCATTTGATCCCGATGCTGCCGTTTGCATCAGAGCGCGGATCGAAAACGATTTCTGCACCATCGGTGTCGACACCTCAGGCGATCTTCTGCACAAGCGTGGACATAAGCAGGCCGTCAACAAGGCGCCGATGCGCGAGACGCTCGCGGCGCTGTTCTTGCGACTCTGCGGGTTTGATGGAGGTGAGCCCGTTGTCGATCCAATGTGCGGATCGGGCACGTTCGTCATCGAAGCAGCGGAAATCGCGGCGGCCCTAATGCCCGGACGCACACGTCATTTTGCCTTCGAAGAGCTGGTAAACTTCGACGCCGCAACGTGGCAGAAACTGCGCGACGCGCGAAAGCCAAAAGTGCCGACGGTGAAATTTTACGGTAGCGATCGCGATGCCGGGGCGATCAACATGAGCCGCGCCAACGCCCAGCGTGCGGGCGTTTCAGAGTTCACAGAATTTCGTCAGCAGGCGATTAGCGATCTCGCAGCGCCAGTCGGCCTACCCGGTCTCGTTATCGTCAATCCGCCGTACGGGGACCGCATCGGCAATAAGAAACAGTTGCACGCCTTGTATCGCTCACTGGGAGAGACATTGAAGGCGCGCTTTAACGGCTGGCGCGTGGGCGTCATTACGAACGAAGCGGCGCTCGCGACATCGACCGGTCTGCCATTTTCGAAACCGATTGGGCCAATCTCGCATGGCGGCCTGCGCGTTTCGCTGTACCTGACCGCCCCACTCTGA
- a CDS encoding ABC transporter ATP-binding protein, with the protein MSDVVIRAEGLSKKYLIGHHRPERYTALRDVAVKALKHWARTGMDVARGRQLVAGDQVEDFWALKDVSFELKRGDVVGIVGRNGAGKSTLLKILSRITEPSAGRVEIRGRVASLLEVGTGFHLELTGRENIYLNGAILGMKHAEIRRKFDEIVAFSEVEKFLDTPVKRYSSGMYVRLAFAVAAHLEPEILVVDEVLAVGDAEFQQKCLGKMKHVAGQGRTVLFVSHNLLAVRALCNRGLLLEGGKITTDASVEVVARRYINASSLANSISFTANLSHPSITSIIVNREALVGGELIVDISFISPRPISKPVGGVMLRADTGEPLWGSDNRFHASNEVTKGMTSGTLRCHARALPLRSGTYHLSASLADWHEELDAKQDVLSIQLGDETADVLRPSASAVGHVEWPATWQSYQVEDASAA; encoded by the coding sequence ATGAGTGATGTTGTCATCCGTGCCGAAGGCCTCTCAAAAAAATATCTGATCGGCCATCACCGACCGGAGCGCTACACGGCCCTGCGCGATGTCGCCGTAAAGGCCTTGAAGCATTGGGCGCGGACAGGAATGGATGTCGCGCGAGGGCGGCAGCTCGTTGCCGGTGATCAGGTCGAGGATTTCTGGGCGCTGAAAGACGTCTCTTTCGAACTGAAACGTGGCGACGTCGTCGGTATCGTCGGGCGCAACGGCGCGGGGAAATCGACACTGCTGAAAATCCTGTCGCGGATCACCGAGCCGAGTGCAGGAAGAGTTGAGATCCGAGGCCGCGTCGCAAGCCTCCTTGAGGTGGGAACGGGCTTTCATCTTGAGCTGACGGGGCGAGAAAATATCTATCTGAATGGCGCCATCCTTGGCATGAAACACGCCGAAATTCGCCGAAAGTTTGATGAAATCGTCGCCTTCTCGGAAGTTGAGAAGTTTCTCGACACACCGGTAAAGCGCTACTCCAGCGGTATGTACGTTCGTCTCGCATTCGCAGTCGCGGCGCACCTGGAGCCGGAAATTTTGGTGGTCGACGAAGTTCTCGCCGTCGGCGATGCCGAATTTCAGCAGAAGTGCCTCGGTAAGATGAAGCACGTAGCTGGACAAGGCCGCACCGTTCTCTTTGTCAGTCACAATCTCTTAGCGGTCAGGGCATTGTGCAATCGCGGCCTGCTGCTGGAAGGCGGCAAGATCACAACCGATGCATCAGTAGAAGTCGTCGCTCGGCGTTACATCAACGCCAGCAGCTTGGCTAACTCGATTTCTTTCACCGCAAACCTCTCGCATCCCTCGATTACTTCGATCATCGTGAACCGAGAGGCGCTCGTTGGCGGCGAATTGATTGTCGACATCAGCTTCATTTCGCCGCGACCGATCTCGAAGCCGGTCGGTGGCGTCATGCTTCGCGCCGACACGGGCGAGCCGCTTTGGGGCTCGGACAATCGCTTCCACGCGTCCAACGAAGTCACAAAGGGAATGACTTCGGGCACGCTCCGATGCCACGCGCGGGCATTGCCGCTCCGGTCCGGCACGTACCATCTGTCGGCGTCGCTAGCAGATTGGCATGAAGAACTCGACGCCAAGCAGGATGTTCTGAGCATTCAGCTTGGCGACGAAACAGCCGATGTTCTGCGTCCGTCGGCTTCAGCCGTGGGCCACGTCGAATGGCCCGCGACGTGGCAGTCCTATCAGGTTGAAGACGCATCGGCGGCTTAA
- a CDS encoding ABC transporter permease yields the protein MPRLLVLEAGRAERNYWSDLWHYRELFAILAWRDIAVRYKQTVIGIAWAIIRPLSTMIVFTVVFGKLAKLPSDGGVPYPILVFAGMLPWFLFSSVLSEASNSLITSAHVISKVYFPRMIVPASAGVVAIVDFLANLTILFLLMAWYGYLPNWHIIFLPFFMLFAVAASLGPALLITALNVKYRDMRYIIPFVIQFGLYVSPVGFSSEVVPENIRVWYSLNPVVGVIDGFRWCLLGDASRLYLPDLSVSLGVTVLMLWIGIRYFRRTERSFADLV from the coding sequence ATGCCGCGTTTGCTCGTCCTCGAAGCGGGGCGCGCTGAACGCAACTATTGGTCCGACCTTTGGCATTATCGCGAGCTGTTCGCCATTCTGGCGTGGCGCGATATCGCGGTCAGATACAAGCAAACCGTCATCGGTATTGCTTGGGCGATCATTCGTCCACTTTCGACGATGATCGTTTTCACCGTTGTGTTTGGAAAGCTGGCAAAGCTGCCGAGCGACGGAGGCGTTCCCTATCCGATCCTCGTATTCGCCGGAATGCTGCCCTGGTTCTTGTTTTCGAGCGTGCTGAGCGAAGCATCGAACAGCTTGATCACAAGTGCGCACGTTATCAGCAAAGTCTATTTCCCGCGGATGATCGTTCCGGCTTCCGCCGGAGTCGTGGCAATCGTCGATTTTCTCGCTAACTTGACAATCCTGTTCTTGTTGATGGCTTGGTACGGCTATCTGCCGAATTGGCACATTATATTCCTACCGTTCTTCATGCTTTTTGCAGTTGCCGCGAGCCTCGGACCGGCGCTCCTGATTACGGCGCTCAACGTCAAATACCGAGATATGCGATACATCATTCCGTTCGTCATTCAATTCGGACTCTATGTATCGCCGGTCGGCTTCTCGAGTGAGGTGGTGCCCGAGAATATTCGCGTTTGGTACAGTCTCAATCCTGTGGTTGGAGTGATTGACGGCTTCCGATGGTGCCTTCTGGGCGATGCCAGCAGACTTTACCTCCCAGACCTGTCGGTAAGTCTCGGTGTTACCGTGCTCATGCTTTGGATCGGCATCAGATACTTCCGCCGGACCGAACGCTCATTCGCTGACCTCGTCTAA
- a CDS encoding EthD family reductase: MIKVSVMYPNTPNARFDHDYYRDKHMPMVKAKMGDTCKYYTVDRGIAGAAPGTPPTYIGMCHIFCDSVEAFQSGFGPHAREILADIPNYTDLSPVLQISEVEVG, translated from the coding sequence TTGATCAAAGTCAGCGTCATGTATCCGAACACGCCCAATGCCCGGTTTGACCACGACTATTATCGCGACAAGCACATGCCCATGGTCAAAGCAAAGATGGGCGATACCTGCAAATACTATACGGTTGATCGAGGGATTGCTGGTGCAGCTCCCGGTACGCCGCCCACCTACATCGGTATGTGCCACATTTTCTGTGACTCGGTAGAGGCGTTTCAGTCAGGCTTCGGGCCGCATGCGCGAGAAATCCTGGCGGATATTCCTAACTACACCGATCTCTCGCCGGTTCTGCAGATCAGCGAAGTCGAGGTTGGGTAA
- a CDS encoding LLM class flavin-dependent oxidoreductase has product MEIGVDSFAAIMPEAGTAETLSPADRLANLLEEIGVADRAGLDVFGIGEHHRPEFLDSAPGIILAAAASRTKSIRLTSAVTVLSAADPVRVFQEFATLDLISKGRAELVVGRGSFGEAYPLFGMRFEDYDALFAEKIELLLKIRESTNVNWSGKFRPALSGQGIYPRPYQDVLPVWIGVGGTPRSFTRAGELGLPLMVAIIGGEFRRFRPLIDLYRQAYARAGHPQERLRVGVHAMGFVADTVDQAKDTFFPGWARMFTDIGRERGWSPVSRAQFEAMCGPGGAFLIGDPATVAKKIVEASEALGGVDRFTFQMSSASAEYVAMRKSIELLGTKVAPAVRTLLAKQM; this is encoded by the coding sequence TGGAAGAAATTGGAGTCGCGGATCGCGCAGGCCTCGATGTCTTCGGCATTGGTGAGCACCACCGTCCCGAATTTCTCGATTCGGCTCCCGGGATCATCCTTGCGGCCGCCGCATCTCGTACCAAATCGATACGACTGACCAGCGCCGTAACAGTGTTGAGCGCCGCCGACCCCGTTCGCGTGTTTCAGGAATTCGCCACGCTCGACCTGATATCGAAGGGACGCGCCGAACTCGTCGTCGGGCGCGGGTCCTTCGGCGAAGCCTATCCGCTCTTTGGGATGCGCTTTGAAGATTATGACGCTCTTTTTGCTGAGAAGATTGAGCTGCTCCTGAAGATACGGGAGAGCACAAATGTAAATTGGTCGGGAAAGTTTCGCCCGGCGCTTTCCGGCCAAGGCATCTATCCACGCCCCTATCAAGATGTGCTGCCCGTGTGGATCGGCGTTGGCGGTACGCCGAGATCGTTCACCCGCGCCGGTGAACTCGGTCTGCCGTTAATGGTCGCTATCATTGGTGGCGAGTTTCGTAGATTTCGCCCGCTCATCGATCTTTACCGCCAAGCCTATGCGCGCGCCGGCCATCCACAAGAACGTCTGCGTGTCGGCGTCCATGCGATGGGCTTCGTTGCGGATACTGTGGACCAAGCGAAAGACACCTTCTTTCCTGGCTGGGCGCGGATGTTCACGGACATCGGACGAGAGAGGGGCTGGTCGCCGGTTTCGCGCGCGCAGTTCGAGGCGATGTGTGGACCGGGCGGCGCTTTCCTGATTGGTGACCCCGCCACTGTCGCAAAGAAAATCGTGGAGGCGAGCGAGGCCCTCGGTGGTGTCGATCGTTTCACATTTCAAATGAGCTCTGCGTCAGCAGAATACGTTGCGATGAGGAAATCGATCGAGCTTCTCGGGACTAAAGTTGCGCCGGCGGTTCGTACCTTACTCGCGAAGCAAATGTGA